Proteins from one Lacrimispora sphenoides genomic window:
- a CDS encoding carbohydrate ABC transporter permease translates to MVFLTLYPFINALFISFTDYNLVREPNFIGFANYAKLFKDKDFLGTLRQTLKYTVITVPLQLAFALFIAFILNFKLKAINFYRTAYYVPSLLGGNVAVAVLWRFLFQQDGFVNHFLGIFGVSPVKWLSSASGAMAVIVLLKVWQFGSAMLIFLAALKDVPQDLYEAASVDGATKSYSFFKITIPLITPTIFFNLVMQLVNAFQEFNGPYLITKKGPLNSTYLTSMFIYDNAFQLFNMGYASAASWVLFLIIVSVTVVLFATQDRWVFYSDKGE, encoded by the coding sequence ATGGTTTTTCTTACGTTGTATCCGTTTATTAATGCACTTTTTATCAGCTTTACGGATTACAACCTGGTCAGAGAACCCAATTTCATAGGATTTGCCAACTATGCAAAGCTATTTAAAGATAAAGACTTTTTAGGCACGCTGAGGCAGACGCTGAAATATACAGTAATTACAGTGCCTTTGCAGCTTGCATTTGCACTTTTTATTGCGTTTATCCTGAATTTTAAATTAAAGGCTATTAATTTCTACCGGACGGCATACTATGTTCCCTCCCTTCTGGGCGGAAACGTGGCGGTTGCCGTATTATGGCGATTTTTATTCCAGCAAGATGGATTTGTTAACCATTTTCTTGGTATATTCGGTGTGAGTCCTGTAAAATGGCTGTCTTCCGCATCCGGAGCTATGGCTGTTATTGTACTTTTAAAAGTCTGGCAGTTCGGTTCCGCCATGCTGATATTCCTGGCGGCTCTTAAAGATGTGCCTCAGGATCTCTACGAGGCTGCAAGTGTGGACGGAGCTACGAAGTCATATTCGTTTTTTAAGATCACGATTCCGTTGATCACACCTACAATTTTCTTCAATTTGGTCATGCAGTTGGTCAATGCTTTCCAGGAATTCAACGGACCTTACCTTATCACGAAGAAAGGCCCTTTAAATTCCACTTACCTTACCTCTATGTTCATATATGACAATGCTTTCCAGCTTTTCAATATGGGTTACGCAAGCGCCGCCAGCTGGGTACTGTTTCTCATCATCGTATCTGTTACGGTAGTGTTATTTGCTACCCAGGATCGCTGGGTATTTTATTCGGATAAGGGGGAATAA
- a CDS encoding RidA family protein, giving the protein MKKVLATEKAPAAIGPYSQGVRGGDYVFISGQLPINPATGEFAGEDIVSQTKQSLTNIKSILESEGLSMANVVKTTVLLKNISEFGAMNEVYASFFEGECPARAAYEVAALPKNALVEIEAIAYCGI; this is encoded by the coding sequence ATGAAAAAAGTATTAGCAACAGAAAAAGCGCCGGCAGCAATCGGCCCATATTCTCAGGGCGTACGCGGGGGCGATTACGTATTTATATCAGGACAGCTTCCTATTAACCCTGCTACCGGTGAATTTGCAGGTGAGGATATCGTATCCCAGACAAAGCAGTCATTGACAAACATCAAGTCCATTCTGGAAAGCGAAGGCTTATCCATGGCTAACGTGGTTAAGACAACCGTTTTATTAAAGAATATCAGTGAGTTTGGAGCAATGAACGAAGTTTATGCATCCTTCTTTGAAGGAGAATGCCCGGCAAGAGCCGCATATGAAGTGGCAGCTCTTCCTAAGAACGCTCTGGTTGAAATCGAGGCCATCGCATATTGCGGTATATAG
- a CDS encoding DUF1836 domain-containing protein: MKTNDERMQDILKHLESLDHIRPETIPNIDLYMDQVTTFMDEHLKDTKRYPEDKVLTKTMINNYAKNNLLPAPNKKKYSREHILLLIFIYYFKNLLSFHDIEQLFKPITENHFNSSEGIPLEDIYREIFSQVEGGIDRIKEDILQKYEHAGKTFEDKGLQKDDLEYLRLFSWICELSFDVYLKKQIIEQIIDDLRETEPINIKKKK, encoded by the coding sequence ATGAAGACCAACGACGAAAGAATGCAGGACATCCTGAAGCATCTGGAATCCTTAGACCATATCAGGCCGGAAACCATTCCCAATATTGATCTGTACATGGATCAGGTCACCACCTTCATGGATGAGCATTTAAAAGACACCAAACGCTATCCAGAGGACAAAGTCCTGACCAAAACCATGATCAATAATTATGCCAAGAACAATCTTCTTCCGGCTCCTAATAAAAAGAAATATTCCAGAGAACATATTCTGCTGCTAATATTTATATATTACTTTAAAAATCTGCTCTCTTTTCATGACATTGAGCAGCTCTTTAAGCCTATTACGGAAAACCACTTTAATTCTTCGGAAGGGATTCCTTTGGAGGATATCTACCGGGAAATTTTCTCCCAGGTAGAAGGCGGTATTGACCGTATCAAGGAGGATATCCTTCAAAAATACGAGCACGCCGGTAAAACCTTTGAAGACAAAGGGCTCCAGAAAGATGATCTGGAATATCTCCGCCTCTTTTCCTGGATCTGTGAGCTTTCCTTTGATGTGTACTTAAAGAAGCAGATTATTGAGCAGATCATTGATGATTTAAGAGAAACCGAGCCCATAAACATAAAAAAGAAAAAATGA
- a CDS encoding sialate O-acetylesterase produces MSGFRVTPYISDHAVLQRNEFIPVRGTADAGARVVTIFSKEDGGADFIEETLTDEDGNWKLLFMPMQAGGPYSISVICAGERKEFSDIYIGDVWLMSGQSNMQLPMQRVRYRFPTEYREDGDPLIRQFTVPIKWDFKAPEDELSGGTWESYSLECASYFSAAGYFFGAKLRERYPVPIGLILTAVGGTPIEAWMSRKALAVFSGKAKAADKCKSDEYVRNIQKEDELGASSWYKKLDEADAGILEDWLNSGFRDTWKTVSLTDDFYANEDFEKPGSFWFKKTVTIPPELSGKPLRLSLGTIKDADYTYVDGQRIGNTTYRYPPREYHLEGLTEGDHEITIRAIAVAGRLDFTKGKSYQMIFETGETLSISEGWTYKSGAYAEALIPPTFFERKPMGMYQSMIAPLHDFPICGMCWYQGESNADDDHSYPQYFGRMIEDYRRKWHMGKFPVIYVQLPNYDLEDAGNWVRFRNMQQSLAKLPNSAMVVTIDCGEYNDLHPTDKKTVGERMAMAAYEIAYHEPGEWLSPVFSHAERKGDEIILHFNHGGRGFNVSDGKPGGFEVCISGEWISDYINVRTQGGTVTLNVQKGKTVTGVRYAWSNNPVAANLYAAQGLPVSPFEATIV; encoded by the coding sequence ATGAGCGGCTTTCGTGTCACCCCGTACATTTCAGATCATGCGGTTTTGCAGAGAAATGAGTTTATTCCCGTAAGAGGTACAGCAGATGCGGGAGCGCGGGTAGTGACAATATTCTCAAAGGAAGATGGGGGTGCCGATTTTATAGAAGAGACCTTGACCGATGAAGACGGAAACTGGAAGCTTTTGTTTATGCCTATGCAGGCAGGGGGGCCATATTCTATTTCCGTTATATGCGCTGGTGAGAGAAAAGAATTTTCTGATATCTATATAGGAGATGTCTGGCTTATGTCCGGTCAGTCGAATATGCAGCTGCCTATGCAGAGGGTAAGGTATCGCTTCCCAACGGAGTATCGTGAAGACGGAGATCCGCTTATCCGGCAGTTCACTGTCCCGATCAAATGGGATTTCAAAGCTCCTGAAGATGAACTGTCAGGAGGAACATGGGAAAGTTATTCTTTGGAGTGTGCTTCTTATTTTTCAGCAGCGGGATATTTCTTCGGGGCAAAATTGCGGGAAAGATATCCGGTACCCATAGGCCTTATACTTACTGCAGTGGGCGGTACGCCTATAGAGGCATGGATGAGCAGAAAAGCGCTTGCGGTTTTTTCCGGTAAAGCAAAAGCAGCTGACAAGTGCAAATCAGATGAATATGTCAGGAATATACAAAAAGAAGATGAACTGGGGGCTTCCTCGTGGTATAAGAAATTAGATGAGGCGGATGCGGGGATTTTAGAAGACTGGCTGAATTCCGGTTTCCGGGATACATGGAAAACAGTCAGCCTTACTGATGATTTCTATGCAAATGAAGATTTTGAAAAACCAGGCTCTTTCTGGTTTAAAAAGACTGTGACAATCCCTCCTGAACTTTCAGGCAAACCGCTTCGTCTCTCCCTTGGAACCATCAAAGATGCGGACTACACTTACGTTGACGGGCAGCGCATCGGTAATACCACATATCGGTACCCGCCCAGGGAATATCACCTGGAGGGACTTACCGAAGGGGACCATGAGATCACGATACGCGCGATCGCGGTGGCCGGGCGGCTGGACTTTACCAAAGGGAAGTCTTATCAAATGATTTTTGAAACAGGAGAAACGTTGTCTATCTCTGAAGGCTGGACGTATAAGAGCGGCGCATATGCGGAAGCTCTTATACCACCGACCTTTTTTGAGAGAAAGCCCATGGGTATGTACCAGTCAATGATAGCGCCTCTTCATGATTTTCCTATCTGCGGTATGTGCTGGTATCAGGGAGAGAGCAATGCAGACGACGACCATTCCTATCCTCAGTATTTTGGGCGCATGATCGAGGATTACAGACGGAAATGGCATATGGGAAAGTTTCCTGTTATTTACGTACAGTTACCGAATTATGATCTTGAAGATGCAGGGAACTGGGTACGTTTTCGAAATATGCAGCAGAGCCTTGCAAAGCTTCCAAACAGCGCTATGGTGGTTACCATCGATTGCGGCGAGTATAATGACCTGCATCCAACAGATAAGAAGACGGTAGGAGAGAGAATGGCCATGGCGGCGTATGAGATTGCATACCATGAGCCGGGAGAGTGGCTGTCCCCTGTATTCTCCCATGCTGAAAGGAAGGGTGATGAGATCATACTTCACTTTAATCATGGGGGGAGAGGATTCAATGTATCAGACGGCAAACCGGGCGGGTTTGAAGTCTGCATATCAGGTGAATGGATCTCAGATTACATCAATGTCCGGACCCAGGGGGGGACGGTTACTTTGAATGTCCAAAAAGGAAAGACAGTTACCGGAGTACGCTATGCATGGTCAAACAATCCGGTGGCTGCGAATCTGTACGCAGCCCAGGGACTGCCGGTATCGCCGTTTGAAGCAACGATCGTCTGA
- a CDS encoding YerC/YecD family TrpR-related protein, producing MNKKIKTDAVDHLFEAILTLKSSEECYTFFEDVCTVNELLSLSQRYEVAKMLREGRTYLEIAEKTGASTATISRVNRSLNYGNDGYDMVFKRLEEEKRED from the coding sequence ATGAATAAAAAGATTAAGACAGATGCGGTAGATCATCTGTTTGAAGCTATTCTAACCTTGAAATCATCAGAGGAATGCTATACTTTTTTTGAGGATGTATGCACAGTCAATGAATTGCTAAGCTTATCCCAAAGATATGAGGTTGCAAAGATGTTAAGAGAGGGCCGTACTTATCTGGAGATCGCGGAAAAGACGGGGGCGTCCACTGCGACCATCAGTCGTGTGAACCGCTCCTTAAATTATGGGAACGATGGATATGATATGGTGTTTAAGCGTTTGGAAGAAGAAAAGAGAGAAGATTGA
- a CDS encoding carbohydrate ABC transporter permease, with the protein MARTILISEVERRRRRKYMINAAFRYTLLTAVALVMIYPIIWLVGATFKTNNEIFTSINFIPSKIDFTPYINGWKTRTKFTFTTFFLNTFSFVIPKILFCLISSTLVAYGFARFNFPLKKICFSILMATMFLPSVVTRIPLYILWKNLGLLNTYVPLVAPTVFANEPFFVFMLIQFMRSIPTYLDEAATIDGCNSFGILTMILLPALKPALISCTIFQFVWSFNDFLGPLIYVTSLAKYPVSLALKMSIDQSSGIVEWNQILAMSFLALLPALILFFCCQKYFVEGVTSSGVKG; encoded by the coding sequence ATGGCACGGACAATTTTGATCAGCGAAGTCGAAAGACGCAGAAGAAGAAAGTACATGATTAATGCTGCTTTCAGATATACCTTACTTACGGCAGTGGCCCTCGTTATGATTTATCCCATCATCTGGCTTGTGGGAGCTACATTTAAGACGAACAATGAGATATTTACGTCAATAAATTTCATACCGAGCAAAATAGACTTTACGCCTTATATCAATGGCTGGAAAACAAGAACGAAATTTACGTTTACTACGTTTTTTCTAAACACATTCAGTTTTGTGATACCTAAGATATTGTTTTGTCTGATATCAAGTACACTGGTGGCGTATGGATTTGCCAGATTCAATTTCCCGCTAAAAAAGATATGTTTCTCCATACTTATGGCGACAATGTTTTTACCGTCAGTCGTAACCAGGATACCGCTGTATATTTTATGGAAAAACCTTGGACTTTTAAATACATATGTACCTTTGGTAGCACCAACCGTATTTGCCAACGAACCGTTCTTCGTATTTATGCTGATCCAGTTTATGCGTTCCATACCGACGTATTTAGATGAGGCGGCGACGATTGACGGCTGCAACTCATTTGGAATCTTGACGATGATACTGCTCCCTGCATTGAAACCGGCACTGATAAGCTGTACGATCTTTCAGTTCGTATGGAGTTTCAACGATTTCTTAGGCCCCCTGATTTATGTGACTAGCCTTGCGAAATATCCCGTGTCACTGGCTCTTAAGATGTCAATCGATCAAAGCAGCGGTATTGTGGAATGGAATCAGATCCTGGCGATGTCGTTCCTGGCTCTGCTTCCTGCACTGATCCTGTTTTTCTGCTGCCAGAAGTATTTTGTAGAGGGAGTGACCAGTTCTGGAGTGAAAGGATGA
- a CDS encoding ABC transporter substrate-binding protein — MRKAYHFFLAAILTGASLLSLTACGPKAKASELTPVTLNEVAHSIFYAPQYSAIELGYFEDEGINLTLVNGAGADKVMTALISGDADIGFMGSEASIYTYANGSKDYAVNFAQLTQRAGNFLVGRDNQPNFKWTDLKGKKVLGGRAGGMPQMVFEYILKKNGIDPVTDLSIDQSLNFGLTAAAFTSNDADYTVEFEPFATGLEKEGSGHVVASLGVDSGYIPYTAYSAKKSYLEKNPETIQKFTNAIQKGLEYVNSHSSEEIAKVIQPQFKETDVATIATIIERYKAQDTWKKDTIFAKDSFELLENILEESGQLKDRVPYEELVTTTYSEKAAK, encoded by the coding sequence ATGAGAAAAGCCTATCACTTTTTTCTGGCGGCCATACTCACCGGAGCTTCTTTACTTAGCCTGACTGCCTGCGGCCCAAAAGCAAAGGCATCAGAATTAACTCCGGTCACACTAAATGAAGTTGCCCATTCTATCTTCTACGCTCCCCAGTATTCAGCCATTGAACTGGGATATTTTGAGGATGAAGGCATTAACTTAACCTTAGTCAACGGAGCCGGCGCCGACAAGGTTATGACTGCTCTGATATCAGGCGATGCCGATATCGGATTTATGGGTTCCGAGGCCAGCATCTATACTTACGCGAACGGTTCGAAAGACTATGCTGTCAACTTCGCCCAACTGACCCAGAGAGCCGGAAACTTTCTTGTAGGAAGAGATAATCAGCCTAACTTTAAATGGACGGATCTTAAAGGCAAAAAGGTACTTGGCGGAAGAGCCGGAGGAATGCCGCAAATGGTATTTGAGTATATCCTGAAAAAAAATGGCATCGACCCTGTTACGGACTTATCCATTGACCAGAGTCTAAACTTTGGCCTGACTGCTGCGGCATTTACCAGCAATGACGCAGACTATACCGTGGAATTTGAACCATTTGCCACAGGGCTTGAAAAAGAAGGCAGCGGACACGTTGTAGCTTCTCTTGGCGTTGATTCCGGATATATTCCTTACACTGCCTACAGCGCAAAGAAAAGCTATCTGGAAAAGAATCCGGAAACCATCCAGAAATTCACCAATGCAATCCAAAAAGGCCTGGAATATGTTAATTCCCATTCTTCGGAAGAAATTGCAAAGGTGATCCAGCCCCAGTTCAAAGAAACCGACGTAGCGACGATTGCAACCATTATTGAACGGTATAAAGCACAGGATACCTGGAAAAAGGATACGATTTTTGCAAAAGACAGCTTTGAGCTTTTGGAAAACATCCTGGAAGAATCCGGACAATTAAAGGATCGGGTACCTTATGAGGAACTTGTAACGACCACTTATTCAGAAAAAGCAGCAAAGTAA
- a CDS encoding Cof-type HAD-IIB family hydrolase: MDYRMIVLDLDGTLTNRNKEITPRTKEALFELKRQGGIIVLASGRPTYGVMPLAKELELHKSGGYILSFNGGRIIDCRTGETVFARELPVSSNSRIIRMAEDHGVNILTYEDDLIVTPNARDEYVEKEAAVNKLEVKEIQDMEAYVQFPVVKFMMLDEGDYLAMVEPKVKAALGRDYSVYRSEPYFLEILPKGVDKAASLERLLLKLGMSKDEMIACGDGYNDLSMIQYAGLGVAMDNAVLPVKKAADYVTLSNNDDGVAHVIEKFMLS; this comes from the coding sequence ATGGACTATCGGATGATTGTGCTGGATTTGGATGGGACGCTGACCAATCGGAATAAGGAGATCACACCCAGGACCAAAGAGGCACTTTTTGAATTAAAACGACAGGGCGGAATTATTGTACTGGCTTCCGGACGGCCCACTTACGGGGTGATGCCCCTTGCCAAGGAATTGGAGCTTCATAAGTCAGGAGGATACATCCTGTCCTTTAACGGAGGGCGCATCATTGACTGCAGAACCGGAGAAACGGTTTTTGCAAGGGAATTGCCGGTGTCCTCAAATTCCAGGATTATCCGCATGGCAGAGGACCATGGAGTGAACATCCTAACCTATGAGGATGATTTGATCGTCACTCCCAATGCCAGGGATGAATATGTAGAAAAGGAAGCGGCTGTCAATAAGCTGGAAGTAAAAGAAATCCAGGATATGGAGGCTTATGTACAGTTTCCGGTTGTTAAATTCATGATGCTTGATGAAGGCGACTATCTTGCAATGGTAGAGCCAAAGGTAAAGGCGGCCTTAGGGCGGGATTACAGCGTTTACCGTTCAGAACCCTATTTTTTGGAGATACTCCCGAAAGGAGTGGACAAGGCGGCAAGTCTGGAACGTCTGCTTTTAAAGCTTGGCATGAGCAAGGATGAGATGATTGCCTGCGGAGACGGTTACAATGATTTGTCCATGATCCAGTATGCAGGCCTTGGCGTTGCAATGGACAATGCAGTTCTCCCGGTGAAGAAGGCAGCTGATTATGTGACCCTTTCCAATAATGATGACGGAGTGGCTCATGTTATAGAAAAATTTATGCTTTCATGA